The following proteins come from a genomic window of Acidobacteriota bacterium:
- the uvrC gene encoding excinuclease ABC subunit UvrC, producing the protein MDSRLVEKIRSLPDHPGCYIFRGAAGEALYVGKAKSLRDRVRSYTQSAGLTVKIAQMVEEAEDVEIILTRSEVEALILENNLVKKDQPRYNTDLRDDKNFPYLKVTSVDSFPRVALVRRAGSDGNRYFGPYLPASNAHRTLKMVQQYFRVATCHERLDGSRPRPCLYYQLDQCLGPCAGLAGAEEYGRAVRDVELFLEGRSPALLASLTGKMEEASAARTYEKAAHYRDLIRTIRDSMERQHIASVGLEDQDFFHFHREGAQAMVQLFVMRGGLVQSRREFSFDAVEEDDAAFMAEVLERYYGRGGDVPSEVCAGTMPEGAGVIEEWLSGLRGSAVEVKVPRRGVKSRFLEIVQRNARLAFEARFRTPHAHGAQVLDALQEALGLPEVPYRIDAFDISHIQGAETVASMVVWEGGRPRKSEYRRFRIKSVKGVDDFASMSEVVTRRYARVLKEGKNLPDLCLIDGGLGQLEAARRALEAIGVTALPLAALAKREELLHVPGRPEPLRLDHSSPILHLIQRIRDEAHRFAITYHRTLRSRRTLTSDLTEVPGVGARTAKKLLRRFGSMTGVRAATVEELQGEVGVRIARALRLHLDETSRR; encoded by the coding sequence ATGGATAGCCGCCTCGTCGAGAAGATCCGCTCCCTCCCCGATCACCCCGGCTGCTACATCTTCCGCGGCGCGGCGGGAGAGGCTCTCTACGTCGGCAAGGCGAAGTCGCTGAGGGATCGTGTCCGCTCGTACACGCAGTCGGCGGGATTGACGGTGAAGATCGCCCAGATGGTCGAGGAGGCGGAGGACGTCGAGATCATCCTGACCCGATCGGAGGTCGAGGCGCTCATCCTCGAGAACAACCTCGTCAAGAAGGATCAGCCCCGCTACAACACCGATCTCCGCGACGACAAGAATTTCCCGTACCTGAAGGTGACGAGCGTCGACTCGTTTCCTCGCGTCGCCCTGGTGCGTCGCGCCGGATCGGACGGCAACCGCTACTTCGGCCCGTACCTTCCGGCGAGCAACGCGCACCGCACCCTCAAGATGGTGCAGCAGTACTTCAGGGTCGCGACCTGCCACGAGCGCCTCGACGGGTCGCGCCCCCGTCCGTGCCTCTACTACCAGCTCGACCAGTGCCTGGGCCCGTGCGCGGGCCTCGCCGGCGCCGAGGAGTACGGCCGCGCGGTCCGCGACGTGGAGCTCTTCCTCGAGGGGCGCAGCCCCGCGCTCCTCGCGTCGCTCACCGGGAAGATGGAGGAGGCGAGCGCGGCGCGCACCTACGAGAAGGCGGCGCACTACCGGGATCTCATCCGCACGATCCGCGACTCGATGGAGCGCCAGCACATCGCGAGCGTCGGCCTCGAGGACCAGGACTTCTTCCACTTCCACCGCGAGGGGGCTCAGGCGATGGTGCAGCTCTTCGTGATGCGCGGCGGCCTCGTGCAGTCGCGCCGCGAGTTCAGCTTCGACGCCGTCGAGGAGGACGACGCGGCCTTCATGGCCGAGGTGCTCGAGCGCTACTACGGCCGGGGAGGCGACGTCCCCTCCGAGGTGTGCGCGGGGACGATGCCCGAAGGAGCCGGGGTCATCGAGGAGTGGCTCTCCGGCCTGCGCGGCTCGGCGGTCGAGGTGAAGGTCCCGAGGCGCGGCGTGAAGAGCCGGTTCCTCGAGATCGTCCAGCGCAACGCGCGGCTCGCCTTCGAGGCGAGGTTCCGCACCCCGCACGCGCACGGCGCGCAGGTGCTCGACGCGCTCCAGGAGGCGCTCGGCCTCCCGGAGGTTCCCTACCGCATCGACGCCTTCGACATCTCGCACATCCAGGGGGCCGAGACGGTCGCCTCGATGGTGGTCTGGGAGGGAGGGCGTCCCCGCAAGTCCGAGTACCGCCGCTTCCGGATCAAGTCGGTGAAGGGGGTGGACGATTTCGCCTCGATGTCCGAGGTGGTGACCCGGCGCTACGCGCGCGTCCTGAAGGAGGGGAAGAACCTCCCCGACCTGTGCCTCATCGACGGAGGGCTCGGGCAGCTCGAGGCGGCGCGCCGGGCCCTCGAGGCGATCGGCGTCACCGCGCTCCCTCTCGCCGCTCTCGCGAAGCGCGAGGAGCTTCTCCACGTGCCGGGGAGGCCGGAGCCGCTCAGGCTCGACCACTCCTCGCCGATCCTCCATCTCATCCAGCGCATCCGCGACGAGGCGCACCGCTTCGCGATCACGTACCACCGCACGCTGCGCTCGCGCCGCACGCTGACCTCCGATCTCACCGAGGTCCCCGGCGTCGGCGCCCGGACGGCGAAGAAACTCCTGCGCCGGTTCGGGTCGATGACGGGGGTGCGCGCCGCGACGGTCGAGGAGCTTCAAGGGGAGGTGGGGGTCCGGATCGCCCGCGCGCTCAGGCTTCACCTCGACGAGACATCCCGCCGATAA
- the uvrB gene encoding excinuclease ABC subunit UvrB → MSQRFRLVAAFEPTGDQPRAIAQLVEGLGESASQQVLLGVTGSGKTFTMAKVVAEVNRPTLIVAHNKTLAAQLYQEFRNFFPENAVEYFVSYYDFFQPEAYVPRTDTYIEKEAMINDEIDKLRHSATRSLFERRDVIVVASVSCIYGLGSPEVYHGMLLLLETGGTIPRESMLRKLVEIQYERKMADLDRGSFRVRGDVIEIFPSYENRAIRVEMWGDEIESISAVDPLRGVTLEKLQRVPIYPNSHYVTPRERLLKAMESIREELRERVAGLEREGKLLEAQRLRQRTHFDLEMIQETGYCHGIENYSRHLTGRAPGEAPPTLMDYLPSDALVILDESHQTVPQIRAMYHGDQSRKKVLVDYGFRLPSALDNRPLTFEEFNERVKQVVYVSATPAPYELARAGGIVAEQVIRPTGLTDPEIVVRPVRTQVDDLLGEIRERVAVGERVLVTTLTKKMAEDLCTYYRELDVRVEYLHSDIDTLERIRILRDLRKGAFDVLVGVNLLREGLDLPEVSLVAILDADKEGFLRSEGSLIQTSGRAARNVRGRVLMYADRVTESMRKAISEMSRRRDIQAAYNAEHGITPETIVKPIDDLLRRVVEADYFKLPEERAVAEGVETYGSTEELEAEIEALTARMLERAKALDFEEAAELRDRVTFLKRQIVYG, encoded by the coding sequence CTGAGCCAGCGCTTCCGCCTCGTCGCCGCCTTCGAGCCGACGGGCGATCAGCCCCGCGCGATCGCCCAGCTCGTCGAGGGGCTCGGGGAGTCGGCCTCCCAGCAGGTGCTGCTCGGCGTGACGGGATCAGGGAAGACCTTCACGATGGCGAAGGTCGTGGCGGAGGTGAACCGCCCGACGCTCATCGTGGCGCACAACAAGACGCTGGCCGCCCAGCTCTACCAGGAGTTCCGGAACTTCTTCCCGGAGAACGCCGTCGAGTACTTCGTCTCCTACTACGACTTCTTCCAGCCCGAGGCGTACGTGCCGCGCACCGACACGTACATCGAGAAGGAGGCGATGATCAACGACGAGATCGACAAGCTGCGCCACTCGGCCACCCGCTCGTTGTTCGAGCGGCGCGACGTGATCGTCGTGGCGTCCGTCTCGTGCATCTACGGGCTCGGCTCCCCCGAGGTGTACCACGGGATGCTGCTCCTCCTCGAGACGGGAGGGACGATCCCGCGCGAGTCGATGCTCCGGAAGCTGGTCGAGATCCAGTACGAGAGGAAGATGGCCGATCTCGACCGCGGCTCGTTCCGCGTGCGCGGGGACGTCATCGAGATCTTCCCCTCCTACGAGAACCGGGCGATCCGTGTCGAGATGTGGGGGGACGAGATCGAGTCGATCTCCGCCGTCGATCCTCTCCGCGGGGTGACGCTCGAGAAGCTCCAGCGCGTCCCCATCTACCCGAACAGCCACTACGTCACGCCGCGCGAGAGGCTCCTGAAGGCGATGGAGTCGATCCGGGAAGAGCTCCGCGAGCGCGTCGCCGGACTCGAGCGCGAGGGGAAGCTCCTCGAGGCGCAGCGCCTGCGGCAGCGCACCCACTTCGATCTCGAGATGATCCAGGAGACGGGGTACTGCCACGGCATCGAGAACTACTCGCGGCATCTCACCGGGCGCGCGCCCGGCGAGGCGCCGCCGACCCTCATGGACTACCTGCCGTCGGACGCCCTCGTGATCCTCGACGAGAGCCACCAGACGGTGCCGCAGATCCGCGCCATGTACCACGGTGATCAGTCGCGCAAGAAGGTCCTCGTCGACTACGGCTTCCGGCTCCCCTCCGCCCTCGACAACCGGCCGCTCACCTTCGAGGAGTTCAACGAGCGGGTGAAGCAGGTCGTCTACGTCTCGGCGACGCCGGCGCCGTACGAGCTCGCGAGGGCGGGCGGGATCGTCGCGGAGCAGGTGATACGCCCCACCGGGCTCACCGACCCGGAGATCGTGGTGCGCCCCGTGCGGACGCAGGTGGACGATCTTCTCGGCGAGATCCGCGAGCGCGTGGCGGTGGGGGAGCGCGTGCTCGTCACGACGCTGACGAAGAAGATGGCCGAGGATCTCTGCACGTACTACCGCGAGCTCGACGTGAGGGTCGAGTACCTGCACTCGGACATCGACACGCTGGAGCGGATCCGCATTCTCCGGGATCTGCGCAAGGGCGCCTTCGACGTCCTCGTCGGCGTGAACCTCCTGCGGGAAGGGCTCGACCTCCCCGAGGTCTCCCTCGTCGCCATACTCGACGCCGACAAGGAGGGGTTCCTCAGGAGCGAGGGATCGCTCATCCAGACGTCGGGGCGGGCCGCGCGCAACGTGCGGGGACGTGTCCTCATGTACGCCGACAGGGTCACCGAGTCGATGCGGAAGGCGATCTCGGAGATGAGCCGGCGGCGCGACATCCAGGCGGCGTACAACGCCGAGCACGGGATCACCCCCGAGACGATCGTCAAGCCGATCGACGATCTTCTGAGGCGCGTCGTGGAGGCCGACTACTTCAAGCTCCCCGAGGAGCGCGCGGTCGCGGAAGGAGTGGAGACGTACGGGAGCACGGAGGAGCTCGAGGCGGAGATCGAGGCGCTGACGGCCCGCATGCTCGAGAGGGCGAAGGCGCTCGACTTCGAGGAGGCGGCCGAGCTCCGGGATCGTGTCACGTTCCTCAAGCGGCAGATCGTGTATGGATAG